Sequence from the Candidatus Accumulibacter similis genome:
CGCGGATCAACACGGCCGTCTCCTCGACCCAGTACCAGCCGAGCGTGGCGACCTACAACGGTGGCTTCGTCGTGACCCGGGCTTCGTCCGGCAATGCCGGTGACTGGAGTTGGACCGGTATCCGTTTAGTGGACGCCAAAAGGCGAGGAGCGTTATCCACGGCCGGCCGGTTCGGTCGCTTGCGACGAACCGGAAACCGGCCGACGGTGGATAACGCGGTGCTGCTCACGGCAAGGGTCCTCTACCGGTGCTGGTCGGCGACGCGGCGCCATGCCAGCGCTGCTCGAATGCCGCCGGGCGGCGGGGCTCGCTGCAGCAGGTCAGGGCGGTCCTGGCGCCAGGACGGCTGCGCCGCCGCCTGCGCGCTTCCGGGCATCCGAAGCCCGCGGCTCGCGCGCACGATGGTCCATGACAAGCTGTTGCTTGCGATCCGGTTTCCCGAGCGGACGAACGCACTTTGTCCTCCATTGTCTTCGGTCTGCCCGGCAGTGGGTAGACGTCCGGCAGGCCGAGCCGGGGCGACGCGCAGACCGCTGCTGGCGGGGAAGGCCTGCCGCTGCCGGTCCGCCGCTCGGTGGCGTCGACGGCGAGGCGGGAACGCTTCGCCCGCAGAGGCAGCTCCCCGCTCGGCAGGTTGGCGGGCTGAATTTCCCGGCCGTTTCGTTGTCTGTGCGCACTCACTCCCTGCGCGGATCGCTGCCATGAACGACTACCCCGGCCCAACCTTGGTGACCCTCGCCACCTCCTTTCTGCTCTTTGCCTGCGCCGCCTACGTCGGTCGCTGTCGCATCCGCTTCGGCATCAAGGCGCCGGCAACCAGCGGCCACCCGCAGTTCGAGATCGCCTACCGCATCCAGGCCAACACCGTCGAGAACAGCCTTGCCTTCCTGCCGGTGCTGTGGGTGTTTGCCAGCAGCGTCTCGAGTCCCTGGGCGACGGTGCTCGGCGGAGTCTGGCTGGCGGCGCGGGTCTGGTACGCGATCGCCTACGCGCGCCAGCCGACGACGCGCGGCGCTGGTTTCCTGGTCTCGATGCTCTGTTTCGGCGCCCTGGGCATCGGCGGTGCCTACGGCGTCCTGCGCGGAATGCTCGTCTGAGCCGGGGCGCGGCGGTGCTTGCCGGTGAGGTCGGCGGGTCGCAGGCAGTGACCCGCCGCTTGCAGCCGCTGCGCGACCTGTTGCCCCATGTCGCCCGCTACCGCGGGCGGGTCGGGTTGGCCCTGTTGTTCCTGCTGCTGGCTGCCGGGGCGACGCTGGCGCTTCCTTACGCCGTCAAGCTGCTGGTCGACGGTGCCCTGGCGAGGCCGCCCGGGGGCGCGCCGGAGGAGCAACTGGCAACGATTCGCGAGCATTTTCTGCTCCTCTTCGCCGTCTCGCTGCTCCTCGGGCTGGCAACCGCTGCCCGCTATTACATGGTGAGCTGGATCGGCGAGCGCGTCACCACCGACCTGCGCCAGGCGGTCTATGCGCACGTGCTGCGACAGAGTCCGCAATTCTTCGAGACGCTGAAGACCGGCGAAGTCCTCTCGCGCCTGAGTGCGGATACGACGGTCATTCACCATGCGGTTGGCTCCAGCGTCAGCATGGGGCTGCGCAACCTCGTACTGCTGCTCGGCGGCC
This genomic interval carries:
- a CDS encoding MAPEG family protein codes for the protein MNDYPGPTLVTLATSFLLFACAAYVGRCRIRFGIKAPATSGHPQFEIAYRIQANTVENSLAFLPVLWVFASSVSSPWATVLGGVWLAARVWYAIAYARQPTTRGAGFLVSMLCFGALGIGGAYGVLRGMLV